In Bernardetia litoralis DSM 6794, the genomic window GATGGACGTGATAGCGAAGTAACAGTAAATCAAGACAAAATTGCTGAGATGTATCAGATGCGTATCAAAAATGGATTGGCTGAAGATATGAATGATATTTATCGTCGTTTTGGGCGTGATGCGTATTTTTACTGGAAAGATGATGCTACAAAAACAGATACACTTTATGCACATTACAAAAAAACGTATGAAATGGATAAAGATAATTTTCCTCGTGCTCAGGTAATTTATTATGCAGATGCAGCTGGAAAAGTATATGAAAAAGAAGGTATGACTTTGGAAGAAATGAGTGCTATTTATGAAGACTTAAAAACGTATGTATCTAGCCGTATTGCTAAAGAAGAAACAGCAGAAGAAAAAGACAAATGGAAAACGTATGTATTAGATAAAATTGATGAGTTAGAACTTATCTATTTCCCGAAAGATTGTAATCGTATTTCAGAGCTTTTTGGAGAGAAACTAAAAGCAACTCCAAATGATACACTTCTTATTAATAGAGTTGTAAAATTGATGGCTGATAATGGTTGTACAAAAGAACCTTTGTTCTTGGAAGCTATGCAAGCATTCTATAAACTTACTCCTACAAATGCTATTGCTAATACTATCGGACAACTTCACATGCAAAACGGAGATACAGATAAAGCTCTTACTTGGATTGAAAAATCATTAGTAGGCGCAAGTGAAGAAGATAAAGCAAAAGGTGCAAATACTGTTTTAACACTTTCTAAAATAGCTTATAAAGATGGAAATTATACAAAAGCTCGTTCTTTATCTTACAAAGCTGCTGAAATGGGTAGTAGTTCGGTAGCTGCTGAGGCTTATACATTTATTGGAGATTTGTATATGAGTACATATAAACAGTGTATGCAAGGTAGTGACATTGTACAAAAACGTGCTGTTTTCTTAGCTGCTTATGATATGTATGCAAAAGGTGGAAATGCTACTAAAATGGCTTCTGCAAAAGGACAGTTTCCTACTAAAGAAGATGTATTCTCTGATTCTAAATATAAGGTAGGACAAACTCTGACAGTAGGATGTTGGATAAATACGACGACTACTCTAAGAACAAAATAGATAAAAATTTATAAGATTTTATCAAAAACAAAAATTCCTTATTTCTATTTTAGAGATAAGGAATTTTTTTATGTACAAATGTAGCTCATTCTTTAGAATGAGTAGAACACACTATCATCTAATCCAATGAAACAAATACACAAAGAAGC contains:
- a CDS encoding tetratricopeptide repeat protein; this encodes MKKIQFNFKTILLLLAIFAFVVPSSFAQDDDKASQNEPNWPKGRNKGIAKEKYALLIDAVNNEQFEEATEPLNWILENAPNLHADVYVKAVKMYDGLAKKAKEDGRDSEVTVNQDKIAEMYQMRIKNGLAEDMNDIYRRFGRDAYFYWKDDATKTDTLYAHYKKTYEMDKDNFPRAQVIYYADAAGKVYEKEGMTLEEMSAIYEDLKTYVSSRIAKEETAEEKDKWKTYVLDKIDELELIYFPKDCNRISELFGEKLKATPNDTLLINRVVKLMADNGCTKEPLFLEAMQAFYKLTPTNAIANTIGQLHMQNGDTDKALTWIEKSLVGASEEDKAKGANTVLTLSKIAYKDGNYTKARSLSYKAAEMGSSSVAAEAYTFIGDLYMSTYKQCMQGSDIVQKRAVFLAAYDMYAKGGNATKMASAKGQFPTKEDVFSDSKYKVGQTLTVGCWINTTTTLRTK